The Alkalibacter saccharofermentans DSM 14828 genome includes a window with the following:
- a CDS encoding glycosyltransferase family A protein, whose protein sequence is MNIRGEMPLVSIITPCYNGEKYVHRFLESVLMQTYSNIELIFINDGSTDKTEEIVLSYKNKFEINNIVFKYIYQENRGQAAALNQGLRIFNGKYLTWPDSDDILHKDNIKLKVEYLESNQDYGMVLCKSRVIDEDTLKPIGELRRIHDNVSQDNLFRDLILEKNVYYAPGGYMVRTSSLDDVVENREIYESRAGQNWQLLLPIASKYRCGYIDKHLYDYLVRSNSHSRMENDYKSEIQKCNNHEDVIINTIHRIHNFDDYEKKKWCMVVNHKYLKKKFEIASKYRITNDMTNGYLLLKELNLITFKDIILYNKSKYSILFHLYELVKFGREKIQGGR, encoded by the coding sequence AGAAGTATGTCCATCGTTTTTTAGAGTCTGTTCTGATGCAAACATATTCTAACATTGAACTAATATTTATAAATGATGGATCCACAGACAAGACTGAAGAAATAGTTTTATCTTATAAGAATAAGTTTGAAATAAATAATATTGTGTTTAAATATATATATCAAGAAAATAGAGGCCAAGCTGCTGCTCTCAACCAGGGTTTAAGAATATTTAATGGGAAATACCTCACTTGGCCAGATTCAGATGATATTTTGCATAAAGATAATATAAAACTAAAAGTTGAATATTTAGAATCAAATCAAGATTATGGAATGGTACTGTGCAAATCTAGAGTTATTGATGAAGACACATTAAAACCAATAGGAGAACTGAGACGAATTCATGATAATGTAAGCCAAGATAACCTATTCAGAGATTTAATTTTAGAAAAAAATGTATACTATGCACCAGGTGGTTATATGGTTAGAACCTCTTCATTGGATGATGTAGTAGAGAATAGAGAAATTTATGAGAGTAGAGCTGGCCAAAATTGGCAATTATTGCTACCCATTGCATCGAAATACAGATGTGGGTATATAGACAAACATTTATATGACTACTTAGTTAGATCTAACAGTCACTCTAGAATGGAAAATGATTACAAAAGCGAGATTCAGAAATGTAATAATCACGAAGATGTAATTATAAATACCATACATAGAATTCATAACTTTGATGATTATGAGAAAAAGAAATGGTGTATGGTAGTAAACCATAAATATTTGAAAAAGAAATTTGAAATCGCTTCAAAATACAGAATTACCAATGATATGACTAACGGGTATCTTTTATTAAAAGAATTGAATCTTATTACATTTAAAGACATTATATTATATAATAAGTCAAAATATAGTATCTTATTTCATTTATACGAGCTTGTTAAATTTGGACGTGAAAAGATACAAGGGGGTAGATGA